In Deltaproteobacteria bacterium, a single genomic region encodes these proteins:
- a CDS encoding FHA domain-containing protein: MALYTLYVQYAGRPPETKSFDKDVIIIGRDVGDIALFDPQVSGRHAEMRFAAGKLVFRDLGSTNGSFMPTGERLQQPIELAIGQAVRVGQSIITVQHIDFPGAVQASRTMFAHPGMARPAPPAPQAPGGFQSAAPPPMPGVQRQVSAPPPGMPPQQPQQPQGFGAPPQQPGMPPQQGFGAPPQQPGMPPQQGFGAPPQQPGMPPQQGFGAPPQQPGMPPQQGFGAPPQQPGMPPQQGFGAPPQQPGMPPQQGFGAPPQQPGMPPQQGFGAPPQQPGMPPQQGFGAPPQQPGMPPQQGFGAPPQQPGMPPQQGFGAPPQQPGMPPQQGFGAPPQQPQAMMPMGSQQPAPAGGVPGASDAAGGPMGDVKYGLGQVTAALIPTFMVLGIPLVGFALVATVFYLLTLYSLGNLFLRLGNLILFVGLPASAYFMAQAHFGNRVTWLDAYKAALGRGWSQIANYFVGSIALGFMVPGIWLFEDLFWVDLIKRNFELWKPVLVRTLIAGLILAVIVNVVTVGIGTVLRIPFDDGSYMWWAMFAIGGVLQNAGLALLIPMFAAIAIRAYFEVRQQLEGVDAVPAARQRLDAIKAGAASIPGVPDSLGNIGGAPQPQQQAPYPQQPGYPPQDQGYPQQPQQGGYPQQPQQPYPQQPGYPPQDQGYPQQPQQGGYPQQPPPGGYPYQ, encoded by the coding sequence ATGGCGCTGTACACCCTGTACGTCCAGTACGCTGGGCGTCCCCCCGAGACCAAGTCCTTCGACAAGGACGTCATCATCATCGGCCGCGACGTCGGTGACATCGCGCTGTTCGATCCCCAGGTGTCGGGTCGGCATGCGGAGATGCGCTTCGCCGCGGGCAAGTTGGTGTTTCGCGATCTCGGGTCCACCAATGGTTCGTTCATGCCCACCGGCGAGCGACTGCAGCAGCCGATCGAGCTCGCGATCGGCCAAGCCGTGCGGGTCGGGCAGTCGATCATCACGGTGCAGCACATCGACTTCCCCGGGGCCGTGCAGGCCAGTCGCACGATGTTCGCGCATCCCGGCATGGCTCGACCGGCACCGCCGGCACCGCAGGCGCCCGGCGGATTCCAGTCGGCCGCCCCGCCGCCGATGCCGGGCGTGCAGCGACAGGTGAGCGCACCGCCGCCGGGCATGCCGCCGCAGCAGCCGCAGCAGCCGCAGGGCTTCGGCGCGCCGCCGCAGCAGCCGGGCATGCCACCGCAGCAGGGCTTCGGCGCACCGCCGCAGCAGCCGGGGATGCCACCGCAGCAGGGCTTCGGTGCACCGCCGCAGCAGCCGGGGATGCCACCGCAGCAGGGCTTCGGTGCACCGCCGCAGCAGCCGGGGATGCCACCGCAGCAGGGCTTCGGTGCACCGCCGCAGCAGCCGGGGATGCCACCGCAGCAGGGCTTCGGTGCACCGCCGCAGCAGCCGGGGATGCCACCGCAGCAGGGCTTCGGTGCACCGCCGCAGCAGCCGGGGATGCCACCGCAGCAGGGCTTCGGTGCACCGCCGCAGCAGCCGGGCATGCCACCGCAGCAGGGCTTCGGTGCCCCGCCGCAGCAGCCGGGCATGCCGCCGCAGCAGGGCTTCGGCGCCCCGCCGCAGCAGCCGGGCATGCCACCGCAGCAGGGCTTCGGTGCACCGCCGCAGCAGCCGGGCATGCCGCCGCAGCAGGGCTTCGGCGCGCCGCCGCAGCAGCCACAGGCGATGATGCCGATGGGATCGCAGCAGCCGGCCCCGGCCGGTGGTGTGCCGGGGGCGAGCGATGCCGCCGGCGGTCCGATGGGCGACGTGAAGTACGGCCTCGGGCAGGTGACCGCCGCGTTGATCCCCACCTTCATGGTGCTGGGCATCCCGCTGGTCGGCTTCGCGTTGGTCGCGACGGTCTTCTACCTGCTCACCCTCTACTCGCTCGGCAACCTGTTCCTGCGCCTGGGCAATCTGATCTTGTTCGTCGGTCTGCCGGCTTCCGCCTACTTCATGGCGCAGGCGCACTTCGGCAACCGGGTCACCTGGCTCGACGCCTACAAGGCCGCGCTCGGCCGCGGATGGTCGCAGATCGCGAACTACTTCGTGGGCTCGATCGCGCTCGGCTTCATGGTACCGGGCATCTGGTTGTTCGAAGATCTCTTCTGGGTCGACCTGATCAAGCGGAACTTCGAGCTGTGGAAGCCGGTGCTCGTGCGCACGCTGATCGCGGGTCTGATCCTCGCGGTCATCGTCAACGTCGTCACGGTTGGTATCGGCACCGTGCTGCGCATCCCGTTCGACGACGGCTCGTACATGTGGTGGGCGATGTTCGCGATCGGCGGCGTGCTGCAGAACGCCGGCCTGGCGCTGCTCATCCCGATGTTCGCGGCCATCGCGATCCGGGCCTACTTCGAGGTGCGGCAGCAGCTCGAGGGGGTCGACGCGGTGCCCGCGGCGCGGCAGCGACTCGATGCGATCAAGGCCGGCGCGGCCTCGATCCCCGGCGTGCCGGACAGCCTCGGCAACATCGGCGGCGCACCGCAGCCGCAGCAGCAGGCGCCCTATCCGCAGCAGCCGGGCTATCCGCCGCAGGATCAGGGCTATCCGCAGCAACCGCAGCAGGGTGGCTACCCGCAGCAGCCGCAGCAGCCCTATCCGCAGCAGCCGGGCTACCCGCCGCAGGACCAGGGCTATCCGCAGCAGCCGCAGCAGGGCGGCTACCCGCAGCAGCCTCCGCCGGGCGGCTATCCGTACCAGTGA